The DNA segment ATGGCCGTTGCCATTGCCAAAGACCCGCAAACCACTGACCGCAAATTTGCCTGCGGGCATGTGTATGTTCTCCAGTTTGATGAACCTGGCCTGTACAGGCTGCGGCAATTCTATGTAGTCATGGGGCACATCGGTTTTGTTGTTGCTTTTATCTGTCAGCAGTTTCCATTTTTTTCCATCTATTGAATGGTAGAGCTTGTACTGATGGTATAGCCCAATGGTTTTCCCCAGGAAAACGGTGTCCATTTCCTTTGGAAAGGTTACATCCTGATCGGCATAGTTGATCTGTATAGCATTGATGGTACTGGTATTGCCCAGATCGGTCTGGATCCATTCTCCTTTACCGGCTGTGGCAGCACTCCAGTAAGTTTTGATGTTTTCATCTACTGCATAGTTGGCATAATAACTACCGAGGGTAGAAGATACGGTGACGGGTTTGTTGTAGTTGAGGAGCATCCAGCCGGTGAAGGCCCCCGACCCGCCAGCAGAAGCAGGCAGGTGATGAGGATAATCGCCAAATGTTGTATTGCACCACATGACGCCGTCTTTATCAAAGCCGGCAGGCCATATACCAATCCTTCTTTCGAAGTTGTTTTTTACAGAGATGGCCACCGTGGAAGTATGCCACCAGTTTTTGTTGTTGTCCTGGAAGGTACTGCCATGGCCGGCGCCACGGGCAAAGCCGCCGGGCTTATAGCTGAAGGGATCAGGCTGCGGCGTAAAAGGCCCCAATGGATGATCGCCTACCACCACTCCATCTGCATAACCGCTGAATTCGGTACCAGGCGCCCCATACTGCAAATAATATTTCCCCTTGTGTTTTGTCATCCAGGCACCTTCTATAAAAGGATCGAGGAAGGTATTGTCACTGTATTCACCAAAGCGCTGCCAGCCATAATGCCAGTCTTCCAGCAGGTACATTTCCTTACGCGTACCAATGGGCTGCAGGGTTTTCCTGTTTATTTCAACGCCATATAAAGGATACCTGTTGCTGCTGCCATTGTACATGTACAGCTTTCCATCGTCATCTAAAAAGAAGTCAGGATCCCAGCCACCTATGTCAAAAGAGTCCACCGCTTCCTTCCATTGGTTGCCTTTGGGATCGGTGCTCATCCAGATGGGGAAGTTTTTGGAATAGGTGGAGCCAAAGACCAGCATGGTATCGCCCATGACCCATACGGCAGGTGCGCACAGATCGTCATATACCTTATGCCAGGGCTTGAGGAATTTACGCGCTACAAAGTTCCAGTTACTGAGGTCGCT comes from the Paraflavitalea devenefica genome and includes:
- a CDS encoding family 43 glycosylhydrolase; this encodes MNKRFSAASLSAWLLCVAIGLCGTVKAQTKQATYCNPINVDYGYTPIPNFSEWGRHRATADPVIVTYKGDYYLFSTNQWGYWWSSDLSNWNFVARKFLKPWHKVYDDLCAPAVWVMGDTMLVFGSTYSKNFPIWMSTDPKGNQWKEAVDSFDIGGWDPDFFLDDDGKLYMYNGSSNRYPLYGVEINRKTLQPIGTRKEMYLLEDWHYGWQRFGEYSDNTFLDPFIEGAWMTKHKGKYYLQYGAPGTEFSGYADGVVVGDHPLGPFTPQPDPFSYKPGGFARGAGHGSTFQDNNKNWWHTSTVAISVKNNFERRIGIWPAGFDKDGVMWCNTTFGDYPHHLPASAGGSGAFTGWMLLNYNKPVTVSSTLGSYYANYAVDENIKTYWSAATAGKGEWIQTDLGNTSTINAIQINYADQDVTFPKEMDTVFLGKTIGLYHQYKLYHSIDGKKWKLLTDKSNNKTDVPHDYIELPQPVQARFIKLENIHMPAGKFAVSGLRVFGNGNGHKPDTVKTFMVLRTEKDKRSAWIKWSPVDNAYAYNIYFGTGPGKWYNSIMVHNANEYYFKGMDKTLPYYFCIESVNENGVSKKAHIIKVE